The following nucleotide sequence is from Terriglobales bacterium.
CACTGAGCACGCGTTCGTCAGGATGGCAGGCGCCACCACCGCCGTCAGCACTGCAAAGGGGTTGTCGGAAAGGCTGCCGACCATACTATGACTTTCTATTTCGTGCGAGTTTCTGTCAATGATTCTCAGCCGCGACGAAGCTGCTTTGATACGTGCTCAGCGATGAGTTTCCCGTGAAATCGTCCGTTCTCGATGAAGATCTCGTTGGTGCGGGAGCCGGCCACAATTACGCCAGCCACGTAGATACCTGGCACATTGCTCTCCAGCGTTTCCGGATCGCATACGGGACGGCACTGGTCTTTCGTCAACTCGAGCCCGAACCGCCGCAGAAGGTCGTAGTCCGGATGGTATCCGACGAGCGCGAACACGAAATCGTTCGCCAGAGTCACTTCGCCATCCGGGGTCTTGAGGACTACCGCCTCCGGAAGTATCTCCTTCACCGTGCTGCCAAAGTACGACTTGATCTCGCCGCTCTTGAGGCGGTTCTCGATGTCCGGCTTGACCCAGTACTTCACGTGGGAATGAATCCCCGATCCACGATGCACGAGAGTCACTCTCGCGCCGTGACGATACAGTTCCAGGGCTGCGATGGCCGCTGAGTTCTTCGCCCCTATCACCACTACATCACTGTCGTAGTACGGATGAGGCTCCTTGTAGTAGTGCATCACCTTGGGCAGGTCCTCGCCCGGACACCCCAGGTAATTCGGTAAATCGTAGTAGCCTGTCGCGAGCACCATCTTGCGGGTGTGATATGTCTGCGCAAATCCATGGAGATCCGTGGTACTCACGGCGAAGTGGCCATCTTTGCCGCTCAGTTTCGTCACGGTCTCGTACTGCCGAACCTGCAGCTGATAGTGCGCCGTCACTTTGCGGTAGTACTCGAGCGCTTCTGACCGGGTGGGCTTCTGGTTGTTCTGCGTCGAAAACGGAACCTCGCCGATCTCCAGCAGTTCCGGCGTGGTAAAGAACGTCATATTCGTAGGGTAGTTGAACAACGAGTTCACCACACAGCCCTTGTCGATATTCAGGACCGCCAGCTTCCGCTTCCGCGCTTCGATCGCCGTCGCCAGGCCGCTCGGCCCTGCGCCCACGATGATCAGGTCCCATCGAATGCTGTGCGCCGACAACTGCTCCGGTTTCGGCTCTGTGACTTTTTCAGTGTCTTGCATTAACAGTAATGTACCAGCCCCCTGCCCAATTCTTCGATGAATCCAGTGCAAACCGCAGAAGTATGCAATGTAGGCATCCACCAGTCGCAAGCAGACGAATCACCGTGGCATGTGATTTTCGTGATCGTGCTCTAACATTCGCAAGCACCAAATTCGCGACACGCATCTCGCGCGTTACACGGGCCATCGAACCTCACCAGATGGGGTCAACACTCCACACGACATACAAGGGAGTTTATATGCTGGGAGGAAAGAAACTCTGGGCTCTGCTGCTGTGTGCCTGCTTCGTCTTCATCGCTGCCATGCCGGCGATGGCAGCCGATCCGCAAGTCACCGCTGACGATCTGAAGGGCATCAGTCCGCAGAGACACCGCTACATTTTCTCGGTACTTGGGGGAGCTGCTGTGGGCGCAGGCATCGGCGTTCTGCTCAGCGGCGGGAACGATATCACCAAGGGGCTGATGGTTGGAGCAGGCGGAATGTCCGCTTTTTACATGCACACGCATCGTCGCGACAACCTCGGTGGCTGGCGCAATTTCGCTCAGATGGCTTCGTACAGCGCGCTTGGCGGAGGCCTAGGCTGGACTCTGTGTGGCTGCGACGACGGACTGGTCGCCGGAACACTCATCGGCGGCGGTGCTACCGCCGCGTGGCTCGCGTCGCATCCGCGCCGTACATCGCGAACGGCATCCAACCCTCAACCGTAATCAACCAAAACAAAAACCGGCTCCGTTCAAGGAGCCGGTCCACTCACCTTTTTTCCTACTGATTACTGGCAATTTCCTTCGAGTAGAGCTTCTTGTACACGCTTGCGTTCCGCATGATGGCCTGCACGTACTCGCGGGTTTCCGTAAAAGGGATCGACTCCACAAACTCCTGCGGGTCCCGGTAGGTACCGTCGGCCAGCCAGCTCTCCACGCGGGTCGAACCAGCATTGTAGGCGGCGAGCGCGTACTCCGGAGTGCCGTTGAACTTCTCCAGCAGGTGTTTGAAGTAGCGGGTCCCCAACTGCATGTTCGTGTGCGGCGTAAGCAGCAGTGCCGGCTGGAATCCGCGCAGCTTCGTTTCCTTAGCCAACTGACGTCCTGTATCAGGCAGCACTTGCATTAATCCGAGCGCATTCGCCCGCGAAATCGCTCCCGGGTTGAACTCCGATTCTTGCCGAATCAAGGACGCGACCAGATAGGGGTCTAGCTCATTCGCTTCGCTGTACCTCTTCAAGTCCGACCAGAACGGACGCGGGAAAAGCGTCTCCCAGTAGTTGCGCGGCAGAGCCGAATAATCCAGCGCAAAGTACGACGGCACCGCTCGTTTCATGTAGTTCAAGGCACGATGATACCCGCCACTCTCCTGGTACAACCGCGCGATTTCTCCAGCTCTCCAGTCAGTGCTGTCCCCTGCACTAGCACGCTGTATCTCTTTCACGGCGAAGTCAAACAACCCGCAGTTCTCCAGCAGGCGTGCTTTCTGGACTCGCAGATCGTCTTCCGGAGCTTCTTCGAATTCACCCGGAACCGCCTTCAGCGGTGGGACGTGGTCAAGTAACGGGTCGTGTGCAACTGTGCCCGTACCCAGCAACTGCATCCGATCACGCGCCCGATCCGCATAGTAGTAGTTCGGATATCGTTCGGTAATTTTCTTGTAGAACGCGCGTGCCAGGGCCGGGTCCTTCTTCTCCTCCGCCATCCGCCCACGCCAATACATCGCCGCCGGAACCTCGGCGGAATCAGGGTATCGCGCAATTTGGCTCTCGAAGGCCTCCGTTGCTGCATCAGTCCTTCCCTGGCGGAAGTCTAACCATGCGGCCTTCCAATGTGCGTAATGCCCCCACCTGCCTTTAGGAAAGCGCTGGTCGATCTCCCGGTAGAAGTCGATTGCGCGGTCGTAGTTCTTCTTCAGCAGGTACATGTTCCCCGCTGACAGCAGCGACTGCTCGAAATATCCGCTTGTGGGAGCTGCCTGCCTCAACTGATTGATGAGGTCATTGAATTGCCCCTCATCGTCTGCATCGCGTGCTAATCCGATGAGGAACCACAACTTTTGCGCATTCGCATCTCCGCTCACCTGCAACGCTGCCAGAGCCTGCTTTGCGTCCTTCACCTCGCCGCTACGATAATCGGCGATTCCAGCCGCAACCATCAACGAGTCGCGTTGTGCAGCCGTTGGAGCAGTATTGACCAGGTCGCGATATTCCGCCGCGGCGTCGCGATAACGCCTGCCCTGCGCAAGTACGTCCGCTCGGATCTTTCGTTCGGAGTATCCCGCCGTGAGTCCTCCCAGGCTGCTCAAGTCTGCGCCGGCTTGTGAGGCCTCGCTCGCCAGCGGCATCGAATAATACACACGCCGCAACGCCTCAATGGCCTTTTGAGAATCCCCCATTTTCATGTAGGCGCGGCCGAGATTGAATTCCAGGTCCGAGCGCGGCGGATTCCGGTACTTCAGTGCCGTGGAAATTGCAGCCTGCGCGTTGTCAGTCGCGAACAATGCGTTCGCATACATCACGCCGGCATCCCGGGCGAGAATCGAGTTCCCGTATTTCGTTTGGAAATCCGCGAGTTGCTTGATCGCTCCGTCTCTGTCGCCTGAGCCACTTAAAGCTACCGCCGTGTAGTACGACACGTAATCGCCAAGATCGCCTGCCCTCAACGCTGCTTTCTTGAGATGTGGAAGCGCTCGCACGTAGTCGTTGTCGAGGATGCGCGCGTAACCAAGAACCAGGTTGGCCATCGCGCCTTCATCGGTTGCCGAATGTTTCTGCGCGTAGGCTTCCACTCCCGCGTAAGCCTGCGGGGTGCGGTTTTCGAGCAACTGCTTCGCCATGGGCTTGAGTGTGCTCGACGCAACAAAGGCCCGATTCATTCGCTGCATCCGGCGCAGTTCCGCCGCGGTCAGCTTTCGCTTTCTTTTTTTCGCTTTCTTCTTACTTGTGGGTCTCTTGGACTTGATCGTTGTTGCGGATTTTTTGGATGTCGCCGTGGTAACGCTCTTCTTCGCGGATGAAGGCGCTTTTTTCTTCGTCTGTGATAACAGCAAAATCGGCGAACTAATCACCGAAAAAAGCAGGACAAATGCAGCAATGGACCGGATACTCACAGTCCTTAGTTTAACGTGATTCAACGCGGAAAGTTTTCACCCAGCAGCGCCGGATTGTTGTCGGCGAGGATACGTATGAGTTCCTGATTGAAATAGTCGCCGTCCTTCGCCTTGGTGTTGCCATAACGCTTGTCATAGCTCGCTCGGCTCTTCTCGATATCTTCGCGGAGGCGCTCGTACAGATCGCTGTTCTGGCGACCTTCGGTGACCTTGGCCTGGTTGTACAGCTTGATTTCGTCCACCAGCAATTTTGCGAAACGCTTCGCCTTTTTGTGCAGTTCTTCCTCGCCGGCCGGAACCGCCACCGGCGCAGCCTGGGGCGCCAGTTCAGAATTCACCGCACCGCTCTGAGTTTCGGAAACTGCCGTAACTGTGGACGGCGAGGCTGGCTGGAATGCCTCGCGGTCCGATTCCCGCCGCAACGGGTGCATTGGCGCTGGAGCCGATACGGTCGAGGGAGATACGCCTGCCGCTGCCGCCATAGCTGCCGTACTTTCGGAGAGTGGAGCGCCAGTAACCTTCCGCGTCGCGAACACCTCAAGCCAGAGGCCCGCCACTCGGACCATCGCCTCAATCGCGGCTCGATCCATGCGATGATCGGAAGTGCCTCCATCGGCGTAGACGATGGCCACGACCTTCTCACGAACGGTCAGCGGCAACACCATGCAAGTCTCCACCGGCGCGCCGAAGCGCTCCTCGAAGTCCATCGTGAACTCCGACGCCGGACCCGTAACCAGCAGATGCTGCTGGATCGCCCTCGCCGGCAGCCCGACGGTCAATTCCAACGGACTGCTCCGCACCGCTTCGTCGTCGGCGAAGCCTCGCGCCCGCCAACCAACGGCGTTTGCCCCACGAACCACGAATAGCGCGGTTCGAGTTGCGAACTTCGATGCGCCGTCCACCAGCGCGTCCAGGATCTGCACCTGGGTCGCTCCCGCTTGGATCGCAGCGAGGGCGGCGTTCAACGCCGAGCTCTCGCCGGTTACGGCCGAAGCCGGTTCCTCCGGCTCAAGGCTGTCCAATACGCGATTCACGAGTTGCGACCGCAATTCAGGCAAGGCGCGGCTCAGTACATCCTCCAGCGCCCGCTCGACCAGGGAACGTATTTTGGTAGCGTCGGCCATATCTATTTCGGGAAACGCGATTATAGGGCATCCTGTACCCATCTGCTCCCCCGGTGGTTTCCCTAAGTTAGAAAAAAACCTTGAAAAATACCCTTAGTTACCCCCTGACAGTCTCACGGATCATACGTCTAAACCCGTACTGTCCTGCGAAAGTCCCTGACCATTTACAATAGGATTTCAGGACGAAACTTCCTGAATCGGGAGTCTGATGGCCACCATCAAACAGATAAACGAGCCCGAGCCGGTAACCGAAGAGCTGGCGTTAGTTAACGCAGCCAAGGCCGGTGACATGGGCGCGTTCGAGGATCTCGTTCGGCGCTACGATCGGAACGTATTCCGTATCGCGCAGCACATAACGCAGAACCGTGAAGACGCGGAAGACGTGGTTCAGGACGCCTTCTTAAAGGCTTTTCAGAACCTCGGGCAGTTCCAGGGGCAATCCAAGTTCTATACATGGCTTGTCCGAATCGCGGTTAACGAAGCGTTGATGAAGCTTCGCAAGCGTCGCCCCGAGCGTTTTGTATCTTTGGACGAAGACGTTAAGACGGAAGAAGATTCCATGCCGCGCGAAATCGCCGACTGGAGTCCGAATCCGGAGCAACAATACAATCAAGCTGAGCTGAAGGATATCCTGGGAAAGACCATTCAGGGCCTTCCCGCCGGCTTCCGGACGGTGTTTGTGTTACGCGATGTAGAAGGCCTGTCAACCGAAGAAACCGCTGAGGCGCTCGACTTGAGTATCCCAGCCGTCAAGTCCCGTCTCCTCCGCGCCCGGTTACAATTGCGCGAACGGCTCAATAAGTACTTCAAAACACGTAAGAGCGGAGACGGAACCAAGTGACCTGCCGCGACTTTTTGAAGGAATTAACCGACTACCTCGATAATGCTATCGATTCGCAAACGAGGGCAGAATTAGAGGATCACCTCCAGTGGTGTCACAACTGCTACGTTGTCTGCAACACCACCAAGAAGACCATCGAGATCTACCGGGATTCTCACCTTTACGAATTGCCGGATGACCTTCGCGGTCGCCTTCGTTCGGCGATCATGTCGAAATGCAACAAGTCGAAGGCCGACTCTTCCGCGTAACTTCTTTCCCATTTTGGCACTTAAGGTTCCTAGACTCAGAGTGAGACGTGCTAACGCACGTCTCCTCAGTTAGTTCCGAACGAAATACCTCCAACGAAACCAAACCCAGTGCATTTGAATCTAAGTAGTTGAAACGGGAACTTACGTTTCGTGGTGAACACGGTCTCTCGTGTTCCGTGGGGGTTGTGATGTTGGCGAAGATTACCGACCTGCTTTTTGGTTGTTCACACAAGCATTACAGTTTTCCGATAACGACTCGGGCTGGCCAGCGGCGTTCCGGCGCAGCAATGGCAACCGGCACTTACATCGTCTGTCTCGATTGCGGCAAAGAATTTGCCTACGATTGGAAAGAGATGAGAGTAGTGTCACCGGACCTCAAGCCCGCTGCGGCGCTCGCCGAAACTGCCGAGCAGAACGCGGCCTAAAGTCGGCGCAGGGTTTCCCTGCGCTTTCGCTTCAGCAGACCCCAAGGTGCAGAACTGTTCCAGACAGCGGCCAACTTCGAACTCCGCCGCGCACTCTCACTGAAGGACTATGTCGGCCTTCGCTGCAAAACTTCCCTGGCTGAAGAAGCAGGGCGTTACCTTGATGCTCTTCTCCGCATTTCTTCTGACTTCCCTGCTGGTTTGGCAGCAACAACAGATCATCGAATCGCAGCGCAAGCTGATTCATCAGCTCTTTCGAGACAGCATGGAACTAACGCAGATGAAGGTGAAGTCGGCGGTGCGGTCGCACCAGGATTCCCTCAGGCGTTAACTGGCAGCAGTTCCAGCAACTGTTCCAGTGCGTTCAGCGCAGTTAACCCGTAATGTCTGCCCATACGATAGATGACCAGCATGTTG
It contains:
- a CDS encoding transglycosylase SLT domain-containing protein, with the protein product MNRAFVASSTLKPMAKQLLENRTPQAYAGVEAYAQKHSATDEGAMANLVLGYARILDNDYVRALPHLKKAALRAGDLGDYVSYYTAVALSGSGDRDGAIKQLADFQTKYGNSILARDAGVMYANALFATDNAQAAISTALKYRNPPRSDLEFNLGRAYMKMGDSQKAIEALRRVYYSMPLASEASQAGADLSSLGGLTAGYSERKIRADVLAQGRRYRDAAAEYRDLVNTAPTAAQRDSLMVAAGIADYRSGEVKDAKQALAALQVSGDANAQKLWFLIGLARDADDEGQFNDLINQLRQAAPTSGYFEQSLLSAGNMYLLKKNYDRAIDFYREIDQRFPKGRWGHYAHWKAAWLDFRQGRTDAATEAFESQIARYPDSAEVPAAMYWRGRMAEEKKDPALARAFYKKITERYPNYYYADRARDRMQLLGTGTVAHDPLLDHVPPLKAVPGEFEEAPEDDLRVQKARLLENCGLFDFAVKEIQRASAGDSTDWRAGEIARLYQESGGYHRALNYMKRAVPSYFALDYSALPRNYWETLFPRPFWSDLKRYSEANELDPYLVASLIRQESEFNPGAISRANALGLMQVLPDTGRQLAKETKLRGFQPALLLTPHTNMQLGTRYFKHLLEKFNGTPEYALAAYNAGSTRVESWLADGTYRDPQEFVESIPFTETREYVQAIMRNASVYKKLYSKEIASNQ
- a CDS encoding zf-HC2 domain-containing protein, producing MTCRDFLKELTDYLDNAIDSQTRAELEDHLQWCHNCYVVCNTTKKTIEIYRDSHLYELPDDLRGRLRSAIMSKCNKSKADSSA
- a CDS encoding sigma-70 family RNA polymerase sigma factor, producing the protein MATIKQINEPEPVTEELALVNAAKAGDMGAFEDLVRRYDRNVFRIAQHITQNREDAEDVVQDAFLKAFQNLGQFQGQSKFYTWLVRIAVNEALMKLRKRRPERFVSLDEDVKTEEDSMPREIADWSPNPEQQYNQAELKDILGKTIQGLPAGFRTVFVLRDVEGLSTEETAEALDLSIPAVKSRLLRARLQLRERLNKYFKTRKSGDGTK
- a CDS encoding YpdA family putative bacillithiol disulfide reductase — its product is MQDTEKVTEPKPEQLSAHSIRWDLIIVGAGPSGLATAIEARKRKLAVLNIDKGCVVNSLFNYPTNMTFFTTPELLEIGEVPFSTQNNQKPTRSEALEYYRKVTAHYQLQVRQYETVTKLSGKDGHFAVSTTDLHGFAQTYHTRKMVLATGYYDLPNYLGCPGEDLPKVMHYYKEPHPYYDSDVVVIGAKNSAAIAALELYRHGARVTLVHRGSGIHSHVKYWVKPDIENRLKSGEIKSYFGSTVKEILPEAVVLKTPDGEVTLANDFVFALVGYHPDYDLLRRFGLELTKDQCRPVCDPETLESNVPGIYVAGVIVAGSRTNEIFIENGRFHGKLIAEHVSKQLRRG